The sequence below is a genomic window from Armatimonadota bacterium.
GACGCCGAGATGAAGACGATCATCGCCGAGTCGGAAAAGAAGACGGCGGCGATTGTGAAGAAGGAGTATCTCCAGCGTCTGAAGGACTTGATGGGTACGCCGTTCCTGCCGCCGAAGTCGTCTGCTTTTGCTCCGAAGGGAAACGGTAAGGGTTGACGATCCACGATAAGTTTTCCGAGTTGCGCCAGAGGGGCGAGAAAGCCCTGGTGTGCTTCTTCACCGCTGGCGACCAGCCGCTTGAAGACCTACCGGCGATTGTCGCACTGCTGGAGTCCAGTGGGGCCGACGTGATCGAGATTGGCATTCCTTTTAGCGACCCTTTTGGCGAGGGGCCGACGATTCAGGCCTCGAGCCAGCGAGCGCTCGACCAAGGTGTGACGCTGACCGGAATTCTTGAGGCGATTGCGAAGTGCAATGCGAGCATTCCGCTCGTGACGATGGGCTACTACAATCCAATCCTTCGGTTCGGGTTAGACGATTTCGCCAAGAAGTCGAAGGAAGTCGGGAGCACGGGAACCATCGTGTCCGACTTGGTGCCGGACGAGGCGGGCGAATGGGATAAGGCGTGCGCCGCTAACGGCATTGAGACGATCTATCTCGTTGCGCCGACTTCGACCGATGAGCGCATCAACCAGGTTGCGGGTCAATCGACCGGCTTTGTTTACGTTGTGTCGCGAACGGGCGTGACGGGAGCCGAGTCGGCGGTTCCTCCGGAGATCAGCCAGCTAGTGCGGAAAGTCAAGGCTTTGACCGATAAGCCAGCCTGCGTCGGGTTCGGCATTTCGACACCGGACCATGTTCGGCTCGTGTGTCAGGAAGCGGACGGCGCGGTGGTTGGATCGGCGGTTGTCGCCAAACTTCATCAGCATTGGGGGCATCCCGACGAACGGTCGAAGATTGCGGAGTATATTCGCTCCCTGAAAGACGCAACCGCTTAGGCGACGTTCTTAAGGTTCGTGATGGCCTCGTCGAGGAGGCTGGCAACGCGCTTGGCGCGCATTCCCATTGCCTGAATGAGGGCGATCTGTTCGATGCGATCGGTCTTCACGATGTAGGGCCACGGTTCAAGGCTGACGGCCGCACTCTGGGCCGCCATGGTCGCGACCTCGGTCGCGCCGATGATGAGCTTTTCTTCTTTGGTTAAATCGAAGTCTTTCGGACCTTGGAGAGCGATGGTGAGCTCCCGCGTGAGGTTCCACGCCTTGGCGAGCTTGCCGGCGTCTTCGCGAATTGTCCGTCCGACGACGTTCTTATAGGCATCGGAAATGGGGACCTGTCGGAACTGCGCTACGGACGCCGCATTTTCAAACTCTTCCGAGTATTGGCGGGCGACTAGGCTGTAGGCGAGGGTCGAAAAGAGCGCAAATGCCGATGCGCGCACCTGCATTTCGGAGTTGACCGAAGTGAAATCCTGTTCGAGGGCCGAAGGCGTGAGAACGGCGATGACCATACTGCCCAGCGACATGTGGTTTGCCGAAACCGTTTTCGACTTAACTCGTGAACCCGAAATCCAAAGGTCGCAAGCAATGGCAAGCTGGGTGAGGGACCGAGCGCCGCACTGCTGAACGATGTGAATGAGCTGGCCTTCGAAGCCAATCATCTCGCAAACCATGCCAACGGTTTTAGTGACCAAAAGGTCGGACGCGAGCACCGTGAGGGTCGAGCGTGAATCCTGAATACCGCTGCTCTGCACGAGCAGAGTTGCCGCAGTCGGTGGCAGCGGGGCAACATTAGCTGTAGTCATTTGGTTTAGATTCCCTCAATCCTGTTATTGTTGTCGGGTATTCGGAACCGATTCTAAAGGGAGATTGTTTCAGGTATAATCTTCCCTCGCTGGAGCAACAATGAAAGAAGGCCTACATCCGACCCTTTATCCGATTTTGTACGTTGACGGAGAACACAAATTTACGGGCGTCTCGACCATGAAGTCGAATGCCACCGAAGTCGTGAATGGAGTTGAGCACTACGTGGTCAACTTGGAAATCAGTGCCTTCAGCCATCCGTTTTACACTGGTCAGAAGAAATTGGTCGACACCGCCGGACGCGTCGAGAAGTTTATGCGACGATACGGCCAGCAGACGGGCAACAAGTCGTAAGCGCGTTCGCCCAACTGTTGCTTTAGTACGACCCCACAGTCAGTTTTGGTACTATGCGCCTCTCCAAAACCGTTGGTGTAGCCCTAGCCGTTATTGCGGTAGGGTTACTTTTGTACGGGGTCGAAGCCGTCCGCGTGCGTGGTGAGGCGGGCGGACTATCCAAGTCGATCTCTCCAGCTTATTGGCTCGACCGCGCCGCTGGTCGCGACCTTTTTGATCCTGACAAGCGAATTTTCTATAAGGGTGTGCGCGAGCGCAACGAAGTGTGCATCACCTTCGACGACGGTCCCCACCCGCTTTCCTGTCTCTCCATTCTCTCCACTCTGAAGGAGAAAAAAGTCACGGCGACCTTTTTTGTGGTGGGTCGTCAGGTGGATGGCAACCCCGATTTGGTCAAGCTGATCGCCCAGGAAGGGCATGAGATTGGGAATCACACATACGACCATGTGCGGTTGGACAAGTTGACGCGCGAGCAGGTTTACGACCAGATCGACGAATGCGACAAGGCGGTCGAGCGCGCTACTGGCCTTCGGATGGTGCTTTTCCGTCCGCCCGGCATGCGCTACAGCGATACGGTTCTCTCGGTCGTCCACCAGAAGCAGGACTTGATGGTTCACTGGGTCATCGGTGCGAAGGACTTTATCGGCACGGTTCCGTCCGAGGAACTCACGTCTGAGCAACAAAAGATGCCGGACATCACGCCGGAGAAGATTATTCAGTACGTGGAGAAGCAGTTGCGCCCAGGCGCGATCATTCTTCTGCACGACAATCCGGTCACCGCGGCGGCTCTGCCAAAGCTGATAGACATGGTGCGCTCCAAGGGCTACGAGTTCAAGTCGTGCCAGGAAATGATGAGCGAGCTGCCCCAGCACGTGGTTTTCGATCCGAACCCACCGGCCAACGCCACCGCGACCGTCGTAAGCCATAATTAGGGAATGGCTTCGGCTCACCCTCATCGAGTTCCTCTTCAAGAAAGCGACCCAACGATCTTCAATCTGATCGAGCAGGAAGAGGCTCGGCAAGAGCGTAACCTCGAACTCATTGCCTCGGAAAACATTGCGTCGCTAGCTGTGCGCCAGGCGATGGGGAGCGTGCTGACGGATAAGTACGCCGAGGGGCTTCCCGGTAAGCGGTACTACGGCGGATGCGAGATTGTGGACCAGGTCGAGCAGTTGGCGATCGACCGGGTGAAAGAGCTTTATGGGGCGGAGCACGCTAATGTTCAGCCGCACTCTGGCGCATCGGCCAACATGGCCGTGTATTTGGCCATGCTGAAGCCTGGCGACACGCTGATGGGCATGAACCTGTCGCAAGGCGGCCACCTCACGCATGGCTCGCCGGTGACGTTCAGCGGGCAGTATTACAACATCGTGGCATACGGCGTATCGCCCGAGACCGAGCAGATCGACTACGACGAGTTCCGCAAGGCGGCGCTGGAGCACAAGCCAAAGTTGATCGTCAGCGGAGCGTCGGCGTACTCGCGAAAATTCGACTTCAAGCGCATTCGCGAGATTGCCGACGAGGTTGGAGCCCTCCACATGTGTGACATGGCCCACTATTCCGGCCTGATCGCCGCCGGTGAGTATCCAAACCCGGTTCCGTACGCCGACTTCGTCACCTCGACCACGCACAAGTCGATCCGTGGTCCGCGCGGCGGCATCATTCTGTGCCGCGAGCAGTACGCCAAGGATATCGATAAGTCGGTGTTTCC
It includes:
- a CDS encoding tryptophan synthase subunit alpha — protein: MTIHDKFSELRQRGEKALVCFFTAGDQPLEDLPAIVALLESSGADVIEIGIPFSDPFGEGPTIQASSQRALDQGVTLTGILEAIAKCNASIPLVTMGYYNPILRFGLDDFAKKSKEVGSTGTIVSDLVPDEAGEWDKACAANGIETIYLVAPTSTDERINQVAGQSTGFVYVVSRTGVTGAESAVPPEISQLVRKVKALTDKPACVGFGISTPDHVRLVCQEADGAVVGSAVVAKLHQHWGHPDERSKIAEYIRSLKDATA
- the rpmE gene encoding 50S ribosomal protein L31; protein product: MKEGLHPTLYPILYVDGEHKFTGVSTMKSNATEVVNGVEHYVVNLEISAFSHPFYTGQKKLVDTAGRVEKFMRRYGQQTGNKS
- a CDS encoding polysaccharide deacetylase family protein, producing MRLSKTVGVALAVIAVGLLLYGVEAVRVRGEAGGLSKSISPAYWLDRAAGRDLFDPDKRIFYKGVRERNEVCITFDDGPHPLSCLSILSTLKEKKVTATFFVVGRQVDGNPDLVKLIAQEGHEIGNHTYDHVRLDKLTREQVYDQIDECDKAVERATGLRMVLFRPPGMRYSDTVLSVVHQKQDLMVHWVIGAKDFIGTVPSEELTSEQQKMPDITPEKIIQYVEKQLRPGAIILLHDNPVTAAALPKLIDMVRSKGYEFKSCQEMMSELPQHVVFDPNPPANATATVVSHN
- a CDS encoding aminotransferase class I/II-fold pyridoxal phosphate-dependent enzyme, producing MASAHPHRVPLQESDPTIFNLIEQEEARQERNLELIASENIASLAVRQAMGSVLTDKYAEGLPGKRYYGGCEIVDQVEQLAIDRVKELYGAEHANVQPHSGASANMAVYLAMLKPGDTLMGMNLSQGGHLTHGSPVTFSGQYYNIVAYGVSPETEQIDYDEFRKAALEHKPKLIVSGASAYSRKFDFKRIREIADEVGALHMCDMAHYSGLIAAGEYPNPVPYADFVTSTTHKSIRGPRGGIILCREQYAKDIDKSVFPGIQGGPLMHVIAAKAVAFGEALRPEFKTYQRQIRLNAAALAEALIENGFRIVSGGTDSHLMLVDLRPYGVTGKTAQIALDEAGITTNKNSIPFDPEKMFVTSGIRLGTPAVTTRGMKEPEMKEIAGFIAAALKVHDQPEKLHEVKQQVIGLTKRFPIHIF